The genomic interval TCGCGAGGCTTGAGGAGGGGCTGGCTCGGTGGGAAGTGTCCCCTCATTCCACCACCGTCCAGGTGAGGGTGATGAAGTCCGCCATGGCGCCCTTCTGGAGCGAGAAGTCGTCCCAGAGGACCTCCTGTTGTCCCTTCTCGAAGACGCGCGAGACGCGCTGGAGGAACCGCGCTCCACCGCCCATCGGGTCGGCCACGGAGAACACCACGCGCACCCAACCCCGGGCGGCGGACGGCAGGAAGTCATCGGGCAGGGCCAGCACACTGTTGCCGGTGAAGATGTCCGAGTGGAGCTGCCGCCGCTCCTGCCCCTGCATCTTCCCGCTCACCAGCAGCCGCATGGTCACCGTGTTGAGGGCCCCGTTGGGGCGCTCCATCACCAGCCTCACGCCCCTGCGGTCCGCACGCGCCAGCCGGATGGTGGATTCCAGCTTGTCATTGACTGGCATGTTGTCCCTCTCGAGTCGAGAGCACGAGCCTTTCGGAACTCGCCCGGCTCATTCTAGGGGGGGGTGACACGGGAAGAAGGCCGGGCCGGAGGGGTGGCGGGCGGGAGGGTGCGTCAGCCTGACGCATGGACGCGGGAGGAGGAGGATGGGAGAGAGGAGTGGGAGCGAGCCATGTTGAAGACCCCTCTTGGACGATTTCGCGCGGTGGCCTTGCTGGAAGGCTTGTCGTTCGTCGTGTTGCTGTTCATCGCCATGCCGCTGAAGTACGCGGCGGACATGCCGATGGCGGTGCGTTTCACGGGCATGGCGCACGGACTGTTGTTCGTGCTGTATCTGTTCGCGCTGATGGAGGTGGCCATCGCGCTGCGCTGGTCCTTCTCCCGCGTGGCGGTGGCATTCGGCGCGTCGCTGGTGCCCTTCGGCAACTTCCTGCTCGACGCGAGGCTGCGCAAGGACGCCGGCGGCGCGTAGCGCACGCCCGGTTCACCCGACGTATCGCAGCGGGGCTCCACGCTGGAACGGGGTGTGCCTGGGCGTCGCGGGTGCTCAAGGAGTTCGCGCGTGACACCAACCTGTGCGAGCATTCCGGCGCGATTTTTTCACGGCGGAGGTCGGCTCATGGAACGCGGAACGTGGAACACGCCGGAAGCAGTGCAGCGCGAGCTGGATTCGCGCCTGGCGCTGGTGCAGTCCACCGAGCACATTCGCGGCATGCACTTCGCCGCGGTGCTCGACACCGTGCGGTTCCTCGGCGGTGAGCAGGCGGTGAAACACATCATGGACGCGGGCGACTATCCCGCGGACCTGGACCCCACCGAGCTGTACCCCGTCCCGCCCTTCCTGCGTCTGTTCTTCGCCGCCACGCACCTGCTCACGCCGCAGCTCGGCGGCGCCGAGGAGGCCATGCGCCAGATTGGCGTCCAGGGCACGCTCGCCTTCGTGCGCTCCATGTTCGGCACCGAGGTTCGTCAGCAGGTGGGCGGAGACCCCAAGCTCCTGGTGAACATGCTCCCGGAGGCCTACCGCATGGCCATCGACTTCGGAGAGCTCCAGGTGGAGTGGACCGGCTCACGCGCGGGGCTCATCCACATGCGCCGCATCTTCACGCCCGTCGCCTACAACGAAGGCATGCTCGAAGGGGCCCTCCAGGCCGTGGGTGCCCAGGACATCCGGGTGCAGGGACGCCAGACGTCGCTGCTCGACAGCGAATACACCCTCTCCTGGGACGACTGACCGGGCCCATCCGCTGTGCGTTTCCGGGACGGCCTTGTCCCGCCTTCGTCAGGCGAAGGCGGGGCTCCCGGTGGAGCCCCATGACAAGTGATTGGATTCCCGTGGCCGCCACCCTGGCGTGCTGCTTGCTATCCGAGGTCCACGTACCGTGCGCTTCTCCCACGCGGGCAGGGCCGCGAGGAACACGGGACCTCGTGAATGGGAGGGCCGGCCGGGGCCTCTGACTCCTCCACCCGGCCGACCTTCCCTTCCGTGAGCGCCCACATCCGCCTCCAGGACCCGCTGTGTCTCATGCCATGTCTCACGTGGCGCCGGGAGCGAGGGAACTCCGCGAGAGGACAGCCTTTTTCGGCGCGCTCTGCTGGGAGGTCCAATCAAGTCGTGATGTTTCGCGTGGATTCTCAAGTTGTGCTGATGCGGTACATGACGCACGCAGGACGAAAAAAGGATGCGCGCCAGCGTTCCTTGACTAGAAGAGTCCGCCGAAAGCCCGGGAATGACCACGGGCCATTGCAACGGAGGGACGCTTCATGAAGACACATCAGTGGATGGCCGTGGCGGCTGGGGTGATGGTCGCGACGAGCGCGAGCGCGCAGTCGGAGGGTGGCGGTGGCGGTGGCGGTGGCGGGAGCTTCGGCAACGCCGGGCAGATTGTCGTCAGCTCGGACGCGTCGGGCAGCCTGGGTTACACCACCGAAGGCCCCGGCATTGGGTATCTCACCATCGAGCCGAGCGTCGACTACTTCCTGAAGGAGAACCTCTCCATCGGTAGCAGCATCCGGCTGCGGGTGCTGTTCGGCGAGGGCGACACGGTGGCGGCCTTCGGCATCAGCGCGCGCGTGGGCTACAACATCGCCCTCACCGACAAGATCTCCGTGTGGCCCAAGGGTGTCGTGACCCTGGACGTGGGTGACAACATCCTGGGGACGCAGGAGGGCACGCTCTTCGCCTCCACCGTCATCCTGGAGGGCTACGCGCCCTTCCTGTACCACGTCACGCCGCACTTCTTCCTGGGCGCCGGTCCCCGGCTGGCCGTGGGTCTGGGCGACGACGTCGACGTCACGTTCGGCGTGGCCACCACCATCGGCGGCTACTTCTAGGCTTCATCGCTGCTCGCGCGCGGGTGGGTCATCCCTTTCCGCGCGCGGGTGGCGTCTGTCATTCACTCAGGCCTCCCACGCGCGGCCTCGTGTGAGGTGGCGCAGCACGAACGCGAGGTTGGCGGGGCGTTCGGCCATGCGGCGCATGAGATAGGCATACCAGTGGCGCCCGTAGGGCACGTAGACGCGCACCCGGTAACCCCGTTGCACCAACCGCCGTTGAAGGTCTTCCCGGATGCCGAGCAGCATCTGGAGTTCGAACGCCTCGCGCCCGAGTCCTCTGCGCGCCGCGTGCTCGAGCGTGGCCTCGAGCATCCGCTCATCGTGCGTGGCGATGCCGTGATACACGCCGCTGTCGAGCAGCACCCGCATGCAGCGCACGAAGCTTGCGTCCACGTCTCGCTTGTCTGGAAAGGCGATGTCCGGACGCTCCAGGTAGGCCCCCTTGCAGAGTCGGATGCGCACCCGCTCGGCGCACAGCGCCCGGGCATCCGCCTCCGTGCGCCGCAGGCTGCTTTGAAGCACCGCGCCCACGTGTGATTCGCCGTATTCGGCGTGAAGCTTTCGCACCAGGTCCAGCGTCGCCTGGGTGACGGCGCCGTGCTCCATGTCCACGCGGACGAACGAGCCCCGCGCCGTCGCCTCCGCCACCACCTCGCGGGCGTTCTCCAGGGCCAGCGCCCTGTCCATGAGCAACCCGCATTGCGTCAGCTTGAGCGACACGTTGGCCTGCAAGCCCGCTTCGTCGATGCGTGCGAGCAGCCGCAGGTACTCTTGCACCTCCTCCCGCGTCTCCTCCGCGTCGCGCACCGTCTCGTTGAGGTGGTCGAACGAGGCCCACAGCCCCCGGGCGTTGAGCCGCTTCACGGCGGCCAGGGCCTCCTCCAGCGTCTCTCCGGCGACGAAGCGACGGGAGAGCCGGCGCAGGCTCCTCACGCGTGTGGCCTGGTCCTTCAGCCAGGACTGGCGCGAAAGGAACAACAGGGTGCTACGGGACCAGCGCGGGGTGGCGTCTCTCATTCCTGGGACTCCCAGGCAAAAGCGGACTCCCTCAATCCTTGCCACCCCGCCGGGTCCACGCCACCCGGGCCTGTCCACACGCGGGTGGACGCCAGCACACCCGTGCGGGCCCCGTCCCATGCCCGCCGGCCCGGGCAGCCAGACGGGCCCCCGTCTCAGTCACCGGGGACTGGCCAAAACCACGCATCGTCCCCGGGGGGATGTGAGGCGCCCACCTTGGGAGGTTGCTTTGAGTAGGCAACGCTTCGTGTCCTCTCCCATGGGCAGTCCCACCTCGGATGCGGCAGCCTCCCGTCGTTGTTTCACCCCGCTGAACGACTGCTCACCCAACTGTTTGAGTTTTAATAATGTGCGAATGAAGCGCGGCTTTGGTTGTCTGCCTCCGGTACCGTGCGGATGGTTGAGGGCATGGGAGGCCCTTTCGACATCCTGGTCGAGGAGCACCATGCGCTGGAGGCGCGCTTCGCGCGGCTTGTCTCCAGTGCCGAGCCAGAGCCTCTCAGCGCTCAACGGGAGCTGTTGGTGTTGTTGCGACAGCACACGTGGTTGGAGGAGCGTTGTCTTCAGCCGTGGGTGGCCCGAGTCGAGGGTCGTCACCGGGCTCGCCGGCTGGCCGAGGAGTCACTGGCCATGCGTGAGCTCATGGATGAATTGGAGGAACAGACGCTGGGGAGTGCTGAATGGCAGGCCCGCTTCCTGGCGCTCGAGGACCTGTGGGTCGCACATTTCCAAGAAGAAGAGAGGGCATTGTTGCCCAGGCTCACCACGGTGTTGGACCCGCAGGAACAGCAGGTGTTGAGCCTGGAGCTGCTCCGGGCGCGCAATGCACTGCGCTCCCGCGGTCATGAAGGGCTTTGATTCGGGGCGCACGCCCCGGGGGGGTGACCGTTGCCGGGACGGCTGAGCGTCGTTCCCGCCTCACTGGAATGAGACCCGACCTGGGGCGGTGGGGGGTGATACGTCCGCCAGTCACACCTTTTACACATCTTTTATCGCTTCCTTTAGACAAATCCTAAATTGACAGGTATGGGTATGGGCAGCATCACAAATCAACTCCCCCATCTAGTCCTTCGACACCCAGACTAGCCAAGACGAGGATTGAACGAATGTCCGTGGATAAAGCGTTTCGGGACATGATCCGTAACGAAATCGAGGTCCAGCTCAAGCCGCTGCGCGATGTGGTCTCCCGCCTGGAGTCCGGCACCGCGGACCTGGATGCGCTGCGCAACGTGGCCGAGCGGCTGGCGCCCCTGGCCGAGGTCGTGGGGCCCCTGTTCGGCGCCCAGGCTCCTGCCGCGAAGGCGGGCCGCAAGGCGGTGGGCCGTCCCCCCGCGGCGGCGCGTGGTGCGATGAGCGCCCCCGCGGCGGCTCCCGTGGGTGGCAAGCGCCGGGGCCGCAAGCCCGCGGTGGCCACGGCGGATGGCTCGCGCGTGTGCGCCATCATCGGCTGCGGCAAGCCCAGCCGGACCAAGGGTTACTGCGCCGCGCACTACCAGAAGCTGCGGATGCTGGAGAAGACCAACCGCCGTCCGTCCGCGTGGGTTGACTACGCGCCCGCTGACAGCGTGGATGACATCAAGCTTCCGCGTGGCCGCGCCGCGTCGAAGGCCCTGGCAGCCGCAGCGCAAGCCGCGAACGGTTAATCAGCGGCACGCTGCCCCGGCCCGGGCAGAGAGTGACCGCGACTTCCGTCAACCCCACACTCCTCTGTCTGGAGAGGGTTCGGGAGAAAGCCCGTACGGGAAGTCTTGCCCGCGGGGGCTCGCAGGGGCATGAATGCCCGGGCCCATGAAGACTCGAGATTTGGAGCCTGGAATCATCACCGACCTGGCCGGACGGACCACGTACGGTGAATACCTACAGCTCGACCGGCTGTTGACGGCGCAGGTTCCGCGCTCGCAGCCCCCGCATCACGACGAGCTGCTCTTCATCATCCAGCATCAGACGAGCGAACTGTGGATGAAGCTTCTCATCCACGAG from Myxococcus stipitatus carries:
- a CDS encoding DUF3817 domain-containing protein, yielding MLKTPLGRFRAVALLEGLSFVVLLFIAMPLKYAADMPMAVRFTGMAHGLLFVLYLFALMEVAIALRWSFSRVAVAFGASLVPFGNFLLDARLRKDAGGA
- a CDS encoding TIGR02265 family protein; the encoded protein is MERGTWNTPEAVQRELDSRLALVQSTEHIRGMHFAAVLDTVRFLGGEQAVKHIMDAGDYPADLDPTELYPVPPFLRLFFAATHLLTPQLGGAEEAMRQIGVQGTLAFVRSMFGTEVRQQVGGDPKLLVNMLPEAYRMAIDFGELQVEWTGSRAGLIHMRRIFTPVAYNEGMLEGALQAVGAQDIRVQGRQTSLLDSEYTLSWDD
- a CDS encoding proline dehydrogenase family protein, with amino-acid sequence MRDATPRWSRSTLLFLSRQSWLKDQATRVRSLRRLSRRFVAGETLEEALAAVKRLNARGLWASFDHLNETVRDAEETREEVQEYLRLLARIDEAGLQANVSLKLTQCGLLMDRALALENAREVVAEATARGSFVRVDMEHGAVTQATLDLVRKLHAEYGESHVGAVLQSSLRRTEADARALCAERVRIRLCKGAYLERPDIAFPDKRDVDASFVRCMRVLLDSGVYHGIATHDERMLEATLEHAARRGLGREAFELQMLLGIREDLQRRLVQRGYRVRVYVPYGRHWYAYLMRRMAERPANLAFVLRHLTRGRAWEA
- a CDS encoding hemerythrin domain-containing protein codes for the protein MGGPFDILVEEHHALEARFARLVSSAEPEPLSAQRELLVLLRQHTWLEERCLQPWVARVEGRHRARRLAEESLAMRELMDELEEQTLGSAEWQARFLALEDLWVAHFQEEERALLPRLTTVLDPQEQQVLSLELLRARNALRSRGHEGL
- a CDS encoding cell wall protein → MSVDKAFRDMIRNEIEVQLKPLRDVVSRLESGTADLDALRNVAERLAPLAEVVGPLFGAQAPAAKAGRKAVGRPPAAARGAMSAPAAAPVGGKRRGRKPAVATADGSRVCAIIGCGKPSRTKGYCAAHYQKLRMLEKTNRRPSAWVDYAPADSVDDIKLPRGRAASKALAAAAQAANG